The Micrococcales bacterium sequence CTTTGTCCTCCTGCAAGTCGCGGTTGTAGGCCAGGGGCAGGCCCTTGAGTGTGGCCAGCAGGCCGGCCAAGTTGCCGATTAGCCGGCCGGCTTTGCCGCGGGCTAGTTCGGCGATATCTGGGTTTTTCTTTTGCGGCATGATCGACGAACCGGTCGACCAAGCGTCATCTAGTTCAACGTAGCCAAACTCTGGTGTTGACCAGATGATGACTTCTTCCGCCAGGCGGGAGAGGTTCACTCCAATCAGGGCGCAAATGAAAGCGAATTCAGCTACTTGGTCGCGGGCGGCTGTGGCGTCAATCGAGTTTTCGCACGTGCCAGCTAAGCCCAGCTGCCCAGCTACCAGCTCCGGGTCCAAGCCCAGGGTCGAACCGGCCAGGGCTCCGGCCCCGTAAGGCGAAGCCGCCGCCCTAAGACCCCACTGCTCCAGCCTTTCCACATCTCGCAGCAACGGCCAAACGTGGGCCAGCAGGTGGTGCGACAGCAGCACCGGTTGGGCGTATTGCAGGTGGGTTTTGCCGGGCATGGCCACCTGGTCGTGTCTGGCCGCCTGATCCATGAGCGCCTCAGCCACCTCCAGCACGCCGCTAACCAGGACCCGAGCCTGGTCGCGCAGGTAAAGGCGAATCAGGGTAGCGATTTGGTCGTTGCGGGAACGCCCGGCCCTAAGCTTGCCGCCCAAGGCGGCACCGGCCACTTCTACCAGGCGCCGCTCTAGGGCCGAATGAACATCCTCGTCACCCGGGCTGGGCCCAAAGCGCTTGGTCCTGACCTCCTCGTCGACCTCGTCCAGGGCCACCAGCAGGTCATGCAATTCGCTTTGGCTAAGCAAATCCGCCGCCGCCAAGGCATGCGCATGAGCCCTCGAGCCGGCAATGTCATAGGAGGCCAGGCGC is a genomic window containing:
- the argH gene encoding argininosuccinate lyase, which codes for MSQEQPSTDGAGLWGGRFGSGPAPALAALSKSTDFDWRLASYDIAGSRAHAHALAAADLLSQSELHDLLVALDEVDEEVRTKRFGPSPGDEDVHSALERRLVEVAGAALGGKLRAGRSRNDQIATLIRLYLRDQARVLVSGVLEVAEALMDQAARHDQVAMPGKTHLQYAQPVLLSHHLLAHVWPLLRDVERLEQWGLRAAASPYGAGALAGSTLGLDPELVAGQLGLAGTCENSIDATAARDQVAEFAFICALIGVNLSRLAEEVIIWSTPEFGYVELDDAWSTGSSIMPQKKNPDIAELARGKAGRLIGNLAGLLATLKGLPLAYNRDLQEDKEPVFDAVDTLGRLLPAVAGLVGSLKFNTSRLEQLAPSGYALATDVAERLVKSGLPFRQAHELTGRLVRLAESCGKELSQLTASELAQVDPALSPDVLSRLTLEEALASRDGAGGTAPIRVKEQLQAARSQIAAARSHQQ